From the genome of Spinacia oleracea cultivar Varoflay chromosome 2, BTI_SOV_V1, whole genome shotgun sequence, one region includes:
- the LOC130467715 gene encoding uncharacterized protein: MTIAEMKAAYEKAQAELAQERASNETLQKELESVKSNKHQSRYKGGKPKKLTFEMPDDFEDVTDDEEETREEEDKEAPDPVTQRQNKMDARMTKHYSRLMKLMTRFPGAPTPVETEPTDGYAASPFCEAIARVTVPHTLRLPTWTTLYDGTSDPYRHVNFYKQRMWQIGIPHDLVEPVMCKSFGGTLDGAALEWLTNVPPRSISCLSDLINAFYQQFASSRQLEKQTSDLYRTAIEAFKRGLIPNSELYREITKYPCATFEEVRSRATAQMRIEDDEVIRTASQRSTGAATTEDRTPQGTTIGDTNRMFGKTRNERVEHPNISDYGFNVDIGGVVNALQNVGGTVRWPRKNDRPDSMKDMSKWCDFHRDNGHTTEECISLRKEVAYLLKRGHLKELLSDKGKETFSKEQTTLPGPATSSERPEPPPFNKVVNVISGGSDICGLTSSAAKKINRGESETVEEGQTEDGVALHRSLTAMAITFDDSDSVDTQREHHDGLVISLPIGNALIKRILVDNGSSANVLFLEALQEMGLEEKNIVRRSTVLVGFSGEALRTVGEISLPTYAEGVNMMTKFNVVDCPSAYNVILGRPWIHKMKAVPSTYHQSIKFPTKWGVMEIKGQQRDAKKCYETALKPSKSPI; this comes from the exons ATGACGATCGCAGAGATGAAGGCGGCTTACGAGAAAGCCCAAGCCGAACTAGCCCAAGAGAGGGCATCCAACGAAACCCTCCAGAAAGAGCTCGAATCTGTAAAGAGCAACAAGCACCAGTCCCGCTACAAAGGTGGGAAGCCAAAAAAGCTAACGTTCGAGATGCCCGATGACTTTGAAGACGTGACCGACGATGAGGAGGAAACCCGTGAGGAAGAAGACAAAGAAGCTCCCGATCCGGTGACCCAACGCCAGAACAAGATGGATGCACGCATGACAAAGCACTATTCCCGCCTGATGAAGTTGATGACCAGGTTCCCCGGGGCACCTACACCAGTGGAGACCGAGCCGACCGACGGGTATGCCGCGTCGCCGTTCTGCGAAGCGATCGCTAGAGTGACGGTTCCGCACACGCTCCGGCTCCCAACCTGGACCACCCTGTACGACGGGACATCCGACCCCTATAGGCACGTCAACTTCTACAAGCAGCGCATGTGGCAGATCGGGATTCCGCACGACCTAGTGGAACCTGTTATGTGCAAATCATTCGGTGGCACCCTCGATGGAGCAGCGTTGGAATGGCTCACGAACGTCCCTCCCAGATCCATCTCCTGTCTGTCCGACCTCATCAACGCCTTCTACCAACAATTCGCCAGCAGTCGCCAGTTAGAAAAACAAACCAGTGATCTCTATCG GACTGCTATTGAGGCGTTCAAGAGAGGCCTCATCCCCAATTCGGAGCTATACCGGGAaataaccaaatacccctgtgCAACTTTCGAAGAGGTGCGATCAAGGGCCACCGCCCAGATGCGAATCGAAGACGACGAGGTTATCCGAACAGCATCTCAACGATCGACCGGGGCAGCAACGACAGAAGATCGTACACCCCAAGGAACAACAATTGGCGACACCAACCGTATGTTCGGCAAAACCAG GAACGAACGGGTCGAACACCCCAACATCTCCGACTACGGCTTCAACGTCGACATTGGAGGTGTGGTGAACGCCCTTCAAAATGTAGGTGGAACAGTCAGATGGCCCCGGAAGAACGACAGACCGGACTCCATGAAGGACATGAGCAAATGGTGCGACTTCCACCGCGACAACGGACACACAACCGAGGAGTGCATCTCCCTCCGAAAGGAAGTCGCATACCTCCTGAAACGGGGGCATCTAAAGGAACTGTTGAGCGACAAGGGAAAAGAAACATTTTCCAAAGAGCAAACCACCCTGCCCGGCCCAGCGACAAGCAGCGAGCGACCAGAACCACCACCGTTCAATAAAGTGGTAAATGTTATTTCCGGTGGTTCAGATATTTGTGGACTAACCtcttctgcagctaaaaaaATTAACAGGGGAGAATCTGAGACCGTAGAAGAGGGACAAACCGAAGACGGGGTCGCACTACACAGGTCCCTGACCGCAATGGCTATTACTTTCGACGATTCAGATTCTGTAGATACACAGCGAGAGCACCACGACGGGTTGGTAATATCGCTCCCAATAGGAAACGCATTGATCAAAAGGATACTGGTCGACAACGGAAGCTCAGCCAACGTACTGTTCTTGGaagcactacaagaaatgggATTAGAAGAGAAAAACATAGTAAGGAGATCAACAGTCCTGGTAGGGTTCAGTGGAGAAGCACTACGGACGGTAGGAGAGATATCGCTGCCTACATACGCAGAAGGCGTCAACATGATGACCAAGTTCAACGTCGTCGATTGTCCATCAGCGTACAACGTCATCCTAGGACgaccatggatccacaaaatgaagGCAGTGCCATCAACATATCAccaatcaatcaaatttccaacCAAGTGGGGggtcatggaaatcaaagggCAGCAAAGGGATGCGAAGAAATGTTACGAGACAGCACTGAAACCATCCAAGTCACccatctag
- the LOC130468123 gene encoding uncharacterized protein: MGRSKSVVARGKGESGSTRVKSLNPIYSTVADPAAFVELAGLPPSAEVKIPGSDEEAFDCPEGYVVMYEYPFTIGFKFPFTPLVRSFIEVFHLSPGQLMPQIWRVFTVVHGVTADWRTPFDLSDLMYSYDLALQKCCRYTLVTKKGKTNLGVGLGVNDRGWQSRFVFVGKDSLGDKGRFLVEGWTMEVVKGSSLTELNADSEDKYRKFLGYSVEDRSFSRDGEFLDEQAVDRSGEVAEEEEIDEGSGQLTRRRKRLDLLEEVVANSSSAEGEVGDMADNSEHTLSSRPVSRMSQSEIQERARKRLRSSSTSGGRGMTVVPRFSAIGSSAETPVVIGAEGFHPIASSSPPQPFKASSAAVDVSKVSTSSAKKRPVETDPVEDTVITLPPSFLGDEEASVIWPFADRLILPTTYRRYHEVDPLPVASDAAELSLRASQAALAVRRQCSLLCDEVTNARQLTATAKKAAASWEAKWKAAEKKVVDLAAVIKAKGDQLKDKDKQLADVAKDLEKVKEELTSTTEELDGLRSLYDALQEEAKDVEALAIWRTRAQMMYSCLIGETSLWPCQKEVDDYLANGGTMADLSVPVVDPEELAKTADTASTEATEVDAALLVVSVPVPDQEGEVLAVGCEEEALAVVSQDETVDVASVEVPVVPPEQEPEQEVVVSTQGEGMY, encoded by the exons aTGGGTAGATCTAAGTCGGTTGTAGCGAGAGGAAAGGGGGAGTCGGGTTCCACTCGGGTTAAGTCCCTTAACCCGATATATTCTACTGTGGCGGATCCGGCGGCTTTTGTTGAACTTGCTGGTTTGCCGCCGTCGGCGGAAGTGAAGATTCCCGGCTCGGATGAGGAAGCCTTTGATTGTCCAGAGGGGTATGTGGTTATGTATGAGTATCCGTTCACAATTGGCTTCAAATTTCCTTTCACTCCTCTAGTTAGGTCCTTTATCGAGGTTTTCCATTTGAGTCCGGGTCAGTTGATGCCCCAGATATGGCGGGTTTTCACGGTGGTGCATGGAGTTACTGCGGACTGGCGTACGCCGTTTGACCTGTCTGATTTGATGTACTCTTACGACCTAGCACTGCAGAAGTGTTGTAGGTATACCTTGGTTACGAAGAAGGGGAAGACGAACTTAGGTGTTGGTTTAGGTGTGAACGACAGGGGTTGGCAGAGTCGTTTTGTCTTTGTAGGCAAAGATTCTCTGGGAGATAAAGGGCGGTTTCTGGTCGAGGGATGGACGATGGAAG ttgtcaaggggtcgtcgttgactgagttgaacgctGATTCTGAGGATAAGTATCGGAAGTTCTTGGGTTATTCTGTCGAGGATAGGTCTTTCAGTCGCGACGGAGAGTTTTTAGACGAGCAGGCGGTGGACCGGTCAGGCGAAGTCGCCGAGGAGGAGGAGATAGACGAGGGATCAGGTCAACTGACTCGTCGTCGGAAAAGGTTGGATTTGCTTGAGGAGGTAGTGGCAAACTCGTCGTCCGCCGAAGGTGAAGTAGGTGATATGGCTGACAACTCAG AGCATACTCTTTCGTCTCGGCCTGTGTCGAGGATGTCTCAGAGTGAGATTCAGGAGCGTGCAAGGAAGCGACTTAGGTCGTCCTCGACTTCTGGTGGACGGGGTATGACGGTTGTACCTCGGTTTTCTGCGATAGGTTCATCGGCCGAGACGCCTGTCGTCATAGGAGCCGAAGGCTTTCATCCGATTGCTTCGTCGTCGCCTCCACAGCCGTTCAAGGCGTCGTCTGCTGCTGTCGACGTTAGTAAAGTGTCTACTTCATCGGCCAAGAAGCGACCTGTCGAGACGGATCCTGTCGAGGATACGGTTATCACTTTGCCCCCAAGCTTCTTGGGTGATGAAGAGGCGTCGGTTATATGGCCTTTCGCTGATCGCTTGATCTTGCCTACGACGTATCGACGATACCACGAGGTGGATCCTCTTCCTGTCGCGTCGGACGCCGCTGAGCTTAGTCTGCGG GCGTCGCAGGCTGCCTTGGCCGTGCGTAGGCAGTGTTCGTTGCTGTGCGACGAGGTGACGAATGCAAGGCAGCTGACGGCGACGGCGAAGAAGGCGGCCGCATCGTGGGAAGCGAAGTGGAAAGCTGCTGAGAAGAAGGTTGTGGATCTTGCTGCGGTGATTAAGGCCAAGGGTGATCAATTGAAGGATAAGGATAAGCAGTTAGCCGACGTGGCTAAAGATCTGGAGAAAGTGAAGGAGGAGTTGACCTCGACGACAGAGGAATTGGATGGATTGAGGAGCTTGTACGACGCCCTGCAGGAGGAGGCGAAGGACGTCGAGGCTCTTGCTATATGGAGGACGCGGGCGCAGATGATGTATTCCTGCCTGATTGGGGAGACTAGCCTTTGGCCGTGCCAAAAGGAGGTGGATGATTATCTGGCTAATGGCGGTACCATGGCTGACCTGTCGGTGCCCGTGGTGGATCCGGAGGAGTTGGCGAAGACGGCTGACACTGCTAGTACTGAGGCGACGGAGGTGGATGCTGCTTTGTTGGTGGTGAGTGTGCCTGTTCCGGACCAAGAGGGGGAGGTTTTAGCTGTTGGGTGCGAAGAGGAGGCCCTTGCCGTCGTTTCTCAAGACGAGACGGTGGACGTGGCGTCGGTGGAGGTGCCAGTCGTGCCCCCAGAGCAAGAGCCGGAGCAGGAAGTCGTGGTTTCTACTCAGGGAGAAGGGATGTATTAG